In Paenibacillus guangzhouensis, a single window of DNA contains:
- a CDS encoding DMT family transporter: protein MRGILFAIFGGIFVTLQGVANSRISQDIGTWQTAAITQFTGFVVALLVMFIVRDGKWQGLTQVKPIYLISGAFGAIVIFSNITSIHHIGVTLTVSTLLIAQLILTFLMDRNGWFGAARQKMRFPQYIGIGLMIAGVVILKL, encoded by the coding sequence ATCTTTGGAGGGATATTCGTTACGCTGCAAGGCGTCGCGAATTCCAGGATCAGTCAAGATATCGGCACGTGGCAGACGGCCGCGATCACCCAGTTCACAGGATTCGTTGTGGCATTACTCGTCATGTTCATCGTTCGAGACGGCAAGTGGCAGGGGCTTACACAGGTGAAGCCGATCTATCTGATTAGCGGGGCGTTTGGGGCTATCGTTATTTTTAGCAATATTACTTCGATTCATCATATCGGGGTTACGTTGACAGTATCTACTCTGTTGATTGCTCAGCTCATTCTTACGTTCCTCATGGACCGTAATGGGTGGTTCGGCGCTGCGCGGCAGAAGATGAGATTTCCTCAGTATATCGGGATCGGGCTAATGATAGCCGGCGTGGTGATACTAAAGCTGTAA